A window from Triticum aestivum cultivar Chinese Spring chromosome 6D, IWGSC CS RefSeq v2.1, whole genome shotgun sequence encodes these proteins:
- the LOC123140803 gene encoding expansin-B2, whose product MAGASTNAIALVLVALLSVLVTSVRSAANYDTSAARSYNSGWLPAKATWYGAPTGAGPNDNGGACGFKNVNQYPFSSMTSCGNEPLFDAGAGCGSCYEIRCVAANNPSCSGQPRRVVITDMNYYPVARYHFDLSGTAFGAMAKNGLNDKLRHAGIIDMQFRRVRCNFPGMKVTFHVQRGSNPNYLAVLVEYANVDGTVVRMELMQTRNGRPTGSWEPMRRSWGSIWRMDTSRPLQGPFSMRITSDSGKTLVANNVIPAYWRPDKAYWSNVQFY is encoded by the exons ATGGCCGGCGCCTCCACCAACGCCATTGCCCTTGTGCTTGTGGCACTCCTCTCTGTGCTCGTCACGTCCGTCCGTTCTGCGGCCAACTACGACACCTCCGCCGCTAGATCCTACAACTCCGGCTGGCTCCCCGCCAAGGCCACCTGGTACGGTGCGCCCACCGGCGCCGGCCCCAACGACAACG GCGGTGCTTGTGGCTTCAAGAACGTGAACCAGTACCCCTTCTCCTCCATGACGTCCTGCGGCAACGAGCCTCTGTTCGACGCCGGCGCAGGCTGCGGCAGCTGCTACGAG ATCCGATGCGTCGCTGCCAACAACCCATCGTGCTCCGGCCAACCGAGGAGGGTGGTCATCACCGACATGAACTACTACCCTGTGGCTAGGTACCACTTCGACCTCAGCGGCACAGCGTTCGGGGCCATGGCCAAGAATGGCCTCAATGACAAGCTCCGCCACGCCGGCATCATCGACATGCAGTTCAGGAGGGTGCGCTGCAACTTCCCGGGCATGAAGGTCACCTTCCACGTCCAGCGTGGATCCAACCCCAACTACCTCGCGGTGCTCGTGGAGTACGCCAACGTCGACGGCACCGTGGTCCGCATGGAGCTCATGCAGACCAGGAACGGGCGCCCGACGGGGTCCTGGGAGCCAATGCGCCGCTCCTGGGGATCCATCTGGCGGATGGACACCAGCCGCCCGCTGCAGGGGCCCTTCTCCATGCGCATCACCAGCGACTCCGGGAAGACGCTTGTGGCCAACAATGTCATCCCGGCCTACTGGCGGCCGGACAAAGCCTACTGGTCCAACGTCCAGTTCTACTGA